Part of the Gaiellales bacterium genome, CCAAGGAGCCAGGAGACGTGGCTGGATCGACCGTGCTCGTCGTGGATGACGAGCCCCGCATCGTGGAGTTTCTCGAGGAGAATCTCCGGGCCGACGACTATTCCGTCCTGACGGCGACGGACGGCGAGCAGGCGATCGACCTGCTCGCCCGCACCCGCCCCGACCTGATGCTGTTGGACGTGGTGCTGCCGGGGATGAGCGGCATCGAGGTGTGCAAGCGCGTCCGCGGAGGTGCCTCGGTGAACGACCCGTGGGACCCGGATCTCCCGATCATCATGCTCAGCGCAAAGGCCGAGCACACGGACCGCGTCCGCGGGCTCTCGCGCGGAGCGGACGACTACGTCACCAAGCCGTTCCACTACCCGGAGTTGCTCGTGCGGATCGCAGGGCTGATCAAGCGCGCCAACCGAACGGACGACCGCCACAAGCTGATCGTGGGCGAGCTGGTGGTGAACACCCTCTCGAAGGAGGTCACCGTCGGCGGGATCGCCATACCGGTGTCGGTGAAGGAGTTTCAGCTGCTCTCCACGCTCGCGGCGGAGCCGGAGCGCGTGTTCTCGAAGCAGGAGCTGCTGCAGCAGGTGTGGGGCTTCAAGTCGCCCGGACGCACCCGGACGCTCGACTCGCACGCGAGCCGGCTGCGGCAGAAGCTCTCCGCCGCCTCCGACCGGCCGTGGATCGTGAACACGTGGGGGCACGGCTACCGGATCTGCACGCCTGAATGACGTCCACCGGTTACTGGCTCCGCCTGGCGACGCCATTCGCCACCATCGTCGCCGCGGTGGCGGCGATCGCATCGTTCCTCGACGACCCCGAGCTGCTCGCCGTCGTGGCCGGGGTCGCGCTCGCCGCCACGATGCTGGCGAGCGCGATCCAGGCACGGCGCGTGACGACACTGGTGCAGGAGGTCGGCGCTTTCGCGGATCTGGTTTCGGCCGGCGAGTACGGCGCGCGCGTCGCGCCTCCGG contains:
- a CDS encoding response regulator transcription factor, which produces MAGSTVLVVDDEPRIVEFLEENLRADDYSVLTATDGEQAIDLLARTRPDLMLLDVVLPGMSGIEVCKRVRGGASVNDPWDPDLPIIMLSAKAEHTDRVRGLSRGADDYVTKPFHYPELLVRIAGLIKRANRTDDRHKLIVGELVVNTLSKEVTVGGIAIPVSVKEFQLLSTLAAEPERVFSKQELLQQVWGFKSPGRTRTLDSHASRLRQKLSAASDRPWIVNTWGHGYRICTPE